A genomic segment from Bombus affinis isolate iyBomAffi1 chromosome 13, iyBomAffi1.2, whole genome shotgun sequence encodes:
- the LOC126923338 gene encoding cytochrome P450 9e2-like — protein sequence MEYLPIALSIVAAVLAVIYYFTTRNHNLFKKHGILHISPTPLFGNMGPLLRRQCTMYDLILKIYQLHPEAKYVGFYEFLTPVLMLRDPELIKAVTIKNIEHFPDHRPFAYKEVDPLLGGMLFCLTGDQWKEHRNMLSPTFTSSKIKGMYKLMSDCAVKFVDHLTKLPENERELEMKSLLSKYTNDVIATCVYGVSVDTIKEPNNVFYVYGKIGTTLITFKKSLTTLMHKNAPWLAKLLQFKYVESYVEKFFSDIVTETVKAREMTGAHRSDVIQLLLETNKKKEPGKGMSVESMASHAFSFFFGGFEAVSTQISLATHLLAENPDVQKRLQQEIDEALENNNGQITYAILSEMKYLDAVMNESLRLHPVAIFTDRLCAKDFELPPALPGDKPFTIKKGMNVWIPVKAIHHDPKYYENSPNFDPDRFLKNGKIINSDTYMPFGLGPRMCIGNRFALTKMKVLLCHLLAKCNVKIGPKTTTPLEFQKGVINATAKNGFWLIIEPRKRSYRFDQINGGTNGICTNGI from the coding sequence ATGGAGTATCTACCGATCGCTTTGTCTATAGTGGCAGCAGTACTCGCCGTTATTTACTACTTTACCACGAGAAATCATAATTTATTCAAGAAGCATGGAATTCTGCATATTTCACCAACGCCACTGTTTGGAAATATGGGTCCCTTGCTTAGACGGCAGTGCACCATGTACGATTTAATTCTCAAAATTTATCAATTACATCCTGAAGCAAAATATGTTGGCTTCTACGAATTTCTGACGCCTGTTCTAATGCTTCGTGATCCGGAACTGATTAAAGCTGTCACCATTAAGAATATTGAACACTTCCCAGACCATCGACCGTTCGCGTACAAGGAAGTGGACCCTTTGTTAGGGGGAATGTTATTTTGTCTGACAGGTGACCAGTGGAAGGAGCATAGAAATATGTTGTCTCCCACGTTTACTTCTAGCAAGATAAAAGGCATGTACAAACTGATGTCCGATTGCGCGGTCAAATTCGTGGACCATTTAACGAAACTGCCGGAGAACGAGCGCGAATTGGAGATGAAGAGCCTTCTGAGTAAATATACAAACGACGTGATCGCTACTTGCGTGTATGGTGTCTCCGTGGATACAATAAAGGAACCGAATAACGTATTTTACGTGTACGGTAAAATAGGCACGACGTTAATAACTTTCAAAAAATCTCTAACAACGTTGATGCACAAAAACGCACCTTGGTTAGCGAAACTCTTGCAATTTAAATACGTGGAAAGCTACGTCGAGAAATTTTTCTCTGATATCGTGACAGAGACAGTCAAAGCTAGAGAAATGACTGGCGCTCATAGATCAGACGTCATACAGCTATTGCTAGAGACTAACAAAAAGAAGGAGCCAGGAAAAGGTATGAGCGTGGAAAGTATGGCCTCTCACGCTTTCAGCTTCTTCTTCGGCGGATTTGAGGCCGTTTCCACGCAAATCAGCTTAGCGACGCACCTGTTGGCCGAGAATCCAGATGTTCAAAAAAGATTACAACAAGAAATCGACGAAGCATTGGAAAACAACAACGGGCAAATAACCTACGCTATTCTAAGCGAGATGAAGTATCTAGATGCTGTGATGAATGAATCCTTGCGACTCCATCCGGTAGCTATATTCACGGACAGGCTATGTGCTAAAGATTTCGAACTGCCACCTGCATTACCCGGTGACAAACCTTTCACGATCAAGAAAGGAATGAACGTTTGGATTCCTGTGAAAGCGATTCATCACGATCCTAAGTACTACGAAAATTCTCCGAATTTCGATCCAGACagatttttaaaaaatggaaaGATTATAAACTCGGACACGTATATGCCATTTGGTCTTGGGCCCAGAATGTGCATCGGAAACCGGTTTGCACTCACAAAGATGAAGGTATTGCTGTGTCACCTTCTTGCCAAGTGCAATGTCAAGATCGGACCGAAAACAACAACTCCGTTAGAATTCCAGAAAGGTGTGATAAACGCCACTGCAAAAAATGGATTCTGGTTGATCATTGAGCCAAGGAAACGTTCTTATCGCTTTGACCAGATTAACGGAGGTACCAATGGAATTTGTACAAATGGAATATGA
- the LOC126923349 gene encoding cytochrome P450 9e2-like, with protein MEYLPIALSIVAAVLAVIYYFTTRNHNLFKKHGILHIPPTPLFGNMGPLLRRQCTMYDLILKIYQLHPEAKYVGFYEFLTPVLMLRDPELIKAVTIKNVEQFPDHRPLVYEKVDPLLGGMLFSLTGDLWKEHRNMLSPTFTSSKIKGMYKLMSDCAVKFVDHLTKLPENEREMEMKSLLSKYTNDVIATCVYGVSVDTIKDPNNVFYVYGKIGTTLVTFKKSLTMLMHKNAPWLAKLLQFKYVESYIAKFFSDIVTDAVEDREKSGAYRSDIVQLLLETNKKKELGKGMSVESMASHAFSFFFGGFETVSAQICIATHLLAENPDVQERLQQEIDEALENNNGQLTYDALSEMKYLDAVMNESLRLHPVAIFMDRLCAKDFELPPALPGDKPFTIKKGMNVWIPVKAIHRDPQYYENSLKFDPDRFFKNGKKIMNSDTYMPFGLGPRMCIGNRFALTEMKVLLCHLLAKCNVKIGPKTTTPLEFEKGVISATAKNGFWLIIEPRKSSYRFAQVNGGANGICTNGI; from the coding sequence ATGGAGTATCTACCGATCGCTTTGTCTATAGTGGCAGCAGTACTCGCCGTTATTTACTACTTTACCACGAGAAATCATAATTTATTCAAGAAGCATGGAATTCTGCATATTCCACCAACGCCACTGTTTGGAAATATGGGTCCCTTGCTTAGACGGCAATGCACCATGTACGATTTAATTCTCAAAATTTATCAATTACATCCTGAAGCAAAATATGTTGGCTTCTACGAATTTCTGACGCCTGTTCTAATGCTCCGCGATCCGGAACTGATTAAAGCTGTCACCATCAAGAACGTCGAACAATTTCCGGACCATCGTCCGTTAGTGTACGAGAAAGTGGACCCTTTGTTAGGAGGAATGTTATTTTCTCTGACAGGTGACCTATGGAAGGAGCATAGAAATATGTTGTCTCCCACGTTTACTTCTAGCAAGATAAAAGGCATGTACAAATTGATGTCTGATTGCGCGGTAAAATTCGTGGACCATTTAACGAAACTGCCGGAGAACGAGCGTGAAATGGAGATGAAGAGCCTTCTGAGTAAATATACAAACGACGTGATCGCTACCTGCGTGTACGGTGTCTCCGTGGACACAATAAAAGATCCAAATAACGTGTTTTACGTGTACGGTAAAATAGGTACAACCTTAGTAACTTTCAAAAAATCTCTAACAATGTTGATGCACAAAAATGCCCCTTGGCTAGCGAAACTATTGCAGTTTAAATACGTGGAAAGCTATATCGCGAAATTTTTCTCTGATATCGTGACAGACGCGGTCGAAGATAGAGAAAAGAGTGGCGCTTACAGATCGGACATCGTACAGCTATTGCTAGAGACTAACAAGAAGAAGGAGCTAGGAAAAGGTATGAGCGTGGAAAGTATGGCCTCTCACGCTTTCAGCTTCTTCTTCGGCGGGTTTGAAACCGTCTCCGCGCAAATTTGCATAGCGACGCACCTGTTAGCCGAGAATCCAGATGTTCAAGAAAGATTACAACAAGAAATCGACGAAGCATTGGAAAACAACAATGGGCAATTAACCTACGATGCTCTAAGCGAGATGAAATATCTAGATGCCGTGATGAATGAATCCTTGCGACTGCATCCGGTAGCTATATTCATGGACAGGCTATGTGCTAAAGATTTCGAACTGCCACCTGCATTACCCGGTGACAAACCTTTCACGATCAAGAAAGGAATGAACGTTTGGATTCCTGTGAAAGCGATTCATCGCGATCCTCAATATTACGAGAATTCTCTGAAATTCGATCCAGACAGATTCTTTAAAAATGGTAAGAAGATTATGAACTCGGACACGTATATGCCATTTGGTCTTGGGCCCAGAATGTGCATCGGAAACCGGTTTGCACTCACAGAGATGAAGGTATTGCTGTGTCACCTTCTTGCCAAGTGCAATGTCAAGATCGGACCGAAAACGACAACTCCGTTAGAATTCGAGAAAGGTGTCATAAGCGCCACTGCGAAAAATGGATTCTGGTTGATCATTGAGCCAAGGAAAAGTTCTTATCGCTTTGCCCAGGTTAACGGAGGTGCCAATGGAATTTGTACAAATGGAATATGA